One Prunus dulcis chromosome 7, ALMONDv2, whole genome shotgun sequence DNA segment encodes these proteins:
- the LOC117634108 gene encoding uncharacterized protein LOC117634108 isoform X1, with product MKRELACVLEGQSQLTDSLAGTQTESQTSPCVRVYENLNFKRFKGAVVNGVIVYTRERRSRINGRNAFSDDAEINGLKSSDELRLDESPSPQGSERGESVEFVVKDEPNCKLEMRRCSGYGPYSELSGPSVEEHDMEADLVEVEVKDEPSCNEGETDLQGRPLRRFTRSALRPTFEPTVESASGAVPVEVISNIEEDDTFGVSTLASPLRNKLELKMSKKIVLDRKPTTVKELFETGMVDGVQVIYMGSKKAFGLRGIIKDGGILCSCILCNNCRVIPPSQFEIHACKTYRRAAQYICFENGRSLLDLLKACRNASLHTLETTVQNFINSSPAEKYFTCKNCSVSFPPYCALDDGSLCYSCMESKKPECSPTHEPGDSLRSLMPVSISKSLKSAIPKSPKTGITKSPRIGITKSPRIGITKSSRIGISKSPRIAISKSPKSAIIKPLKSAISKTLKNAISKSPKSAPVCLSLQKKRKSSPPVLLSDPSGSASPMCSPYKSRWKITPKSSKSILISRSPSPASMYFSSQKKSQWRITTKDQRLHKLVFEEDGLPDGTEVAYYARGQKLLVGYKMGFGIFCRCCNSEVSPSQFEAHAGWASRRKPYAYIYTSNGVSLHELAISLSRGRKYSSKDNDDLCIICADGGNLVLCDGCPRAFHRDCASLPNVPRGDWYCKFCQSMFQREKFVEHNENAVAAGRISGIDPIEQITQRCIRIVKDIEAELTGCVLCRGYDFSKSGFGPRTIILCDQCEKEYHVGCLKKHKMANLKELPKGKWFCCVECSKIHSILQKLLTRGAEKLPDSHLDVIKKKQEGNGLETVSGLDVRWRLISGKIASQESRLLLAQAVAIFHDCFDPIIDSESGRDLIPAMVYGRNVRSQEFGGMYCAILMVNSTVVSAGIIRVFGHEVAELPLVATSNGNHGKGYFQLLFSCIEKLLAFLSVKSLVLPAAEEAESIWTEKFGFTKIMPDQLTNYRRTCYQMVTFKGTSMLHKKVPECRVVNTL from the exons ATGAAGCGAGAATTGGCTTGTGTATTGGAGGGCCAGTCTCAGCTCACCGATTCACTGGCTGGGACTCAGACCGAGTCCCAGACGAGTCCTTGTGTGCGGGTTTATGAGAACCTCAACTTTAAGAGGTTTAAAGGTGCTGTTGTGAATGGTGTAATTGTTTATACCCGAGAAAGAAGGTCTCGGATCAATGGCCGAAATGCGTTTTCCGATGATGCGGAAATAAATGGGCTCAAGAGCTCGGATGAGCTGAGACTTGATGAAAGCCCTTCTCCTCAGGGCTCTGAAAGGGGCGAATCAGTTGAATTTGTAGTTAAAGATGAACCAAATTGCAAATTGGAGATGCGTAGGTGTAGTGGATATGGGCCCTACAGTGAGCTCTCAGGGCCTTCGGTCGAGGAGCATGATATGGAAGCGGACTtggttgaagttgaagttaaAGATGAGCCTAGTTGTAATGAGGGGGAAACGGATTTGCAAGGCCGGCCATTGAGGCGGTTTACGCGATCAGCATTGAGACCTACGTTTGAGCCTACTGTGGAAAGTGCATCAGGGGCCGTGCCAGTTGAAGTGATTTCAAATATAGAGGAGGATGATACATTTGGAGTCAGCACACTGGCATCCCCGCTGAGGAATAAGCTTGAACTGAAAATGTCAAAGAAGATTGTGTTGGACAGGAAGCCTACGACGGTCAAGGAGCTCTTTGAGACTGGAATGGTTGATGGGGTGCAGGTGATTTACATGGGTAGCAAGAAG GCATTTGGTTTGCGGGGCATAATAAAGGATGGTGGGATTCTATGTTCATGTATCTTGTGCAACAACTGCAGG GTTATTCCACCATCCCAATTTGAGATTCATGCTTGTAAAACATACAGACGGGCAGCACAGTATATTTGCTTTGAGAACGGAAGGAGTCTGCTTGATCTCTTGAAGGCGTGCAGAAATGCTTCTCTCCATACTTTGGAGACAACAGTTCAGAATTTCATCAATTCTTCACCTGCGGAGAAGTATTTCACTTGTAAAAATTGCAGTG TGTCGTTTCCTCCATACTGTGCTCTGGATGATGGATCTCTCTGCTATTCTTGCATGGAGTCAAAGAAGCCTGAGTGCAGTCCAACTCATGAACCTGGTGATAGTCTCAG ATCTTTGATGCCTGTTTCAATCTCGAAGTCCCTGAAGAGTGCAATCCCAAAGTCCCCGAAAACTGGAATCACAAAGTCCCCGAGAATTGGAATCACAAAGTCCCCGAGAATTGGAATCACAAAGTCCTCGAGAATTGGAATATCAAAGTCCCCGAGAATCGCAATCTCTAAATCCCCGAAAAGTGCAATCATAAAACCCCTGAAAAGTGCAATCTCAAAGACCCTGAAAAATGCGATTTCAAAGTCCCCCAAAAGTGCTCCAGTCTGTTTGTCTTtgcaaaagaagagaaa GTCATCACCGCCAGTTTTGTTATCAGATCCCTCCGGAAGTGCTTCTCCAATGTGTTCGCCTTATAAGAGTAGATGGAAGATAACACCAAA GTCATCAAAATCAATTCTGATCTCAAGGTCTCCCAGTCCTGCTTCAATGTACTTTTCTTCACAAAAGAAGAGTCAGTGGAGGATTACAACAAA AGATCAGCGGCTGCATAAGTTGGTTTTTGAGGAAGATGGATTGCCTGATGGAACGGAAGTAGCATATTATGCACGCGGACAG AAATTGCTAGTTGGTTATAAGATGGGCTTTGGAATATTTTGCCGTTGCTGCAACTCTGAG GTTAGCCCCTCACAGTTTGAGGCTCATGCAGGTTGGGCTTCACGCAGGAAACC CTATGCATACATTTACACATCTAATGGCGTGTCTCTCCACGAGTTGGCAATATCTTTGTCGAGAGGTCGGAAATATTCATCCAAGGATAACGATGACTTGTGCATCATTTGTGCAGATGGTGGGAATCTTGTGCTTTGTGATGGATGCCCAAGGGCTTTCCACAGAG ACTGTGCATCTCTACCAAATGTTCCTCGTGGTGACTGGTACTGTAAGTTCTGCCAGAGTATGTTCCAAAGAGAAAAGTTTGTGGAACATAATGAAAATGCTGTTGCCGCTGGAAGGATTTCAGGAATTGACCCTATAGAACAAATAACCCAAAGATGCATTCGTATTGTCAAAGACATAGAAGCTGAATTGACTGGATGTGTTTTATGTAG AGGTTATGATTTTAGCAAATCAGGATTTGGTCCACGAACTATTATACTTTGTGATCAg TGTGAGAAGGAATATCATGTTGGCTGTttaaagaaacataaaatgGCAAATTTAAAG GAATTGCCAAAGGGGAAGTGGTTTTGTTGCGTGGAGTGCAGTAAAATTCATTCTATTTTACAAAAGTTGCTAACGAGAGGAGCTGAGAAGCTTCCCGACTCTCATTTGGATGTTATAAAGAAGAAGCAGGAAGGAAATGGTTTGGAAACTGTCAGTGGATTAGATGTGAGATGGAGACTTATTAGTGGCAAAATTGCTTCACAGGAATCTCGTTTATTACTTGCACAGGCTGTTGCTATCTTCCAT GATTGCTTTGATCCTATAATTGATTCAGAATCTGGGCGAGACCTTATTCCAGCCATGGTTTATGG aaGGAATGTTAGGAGCCAAGAGTTTGGGGGGATGTACTGTGCAATACTGATGGTCAA CTCAACTGTGGTATCAGCTGGAATTATTCGTGTTTTTGGTCATGAAGTCGCTGAACTTCCTTTGGTTGCTACAAGTAATGGTAACCACGGCAAG GGCTACTTCCAGTTGTTGTTTTCCTGCATTGAGAAGCTGCTAGCCTTCTTGAGTGTGAAGAGCCTTGTGCTGCCAGCTGCTGAAGAAGCAGAATCCATATGGACTGAAAAATTTGgttttacaaaaataatgcCGGACCAG CTTACCAACTACAGAAGGACTTGCTACCAAATGGTGACCTTCAAAGGAACATCAATGCTACATAAAAAGGTTCCTGAGTGTCGGGTTGTAAATACACTATGA
- the LOC117635879 gene encoding intracellular protein transport protein USO1-like, with translation MFRLHKNRPAKSGERVDFKFSHFKALQVPRGWDKLFVSIVSVETGKPIAKSSKAVVRNGNCQWTETLSESIWVSQDDSSKEMEDYFFKLVLSMGSARSGILGETTVNMSDYISSTSSVPVSLPLKKCTYGTVLQVKINCLTPRKRLSDEESKETSCHFEEPNANGLDVDNKSNGSNSTFGRSVGSSSMKDFGLTSNPGEPGSRGSSFSASGSHNSYDSAEGSIRRDNTSPGSNLSGEGNHLIGRQDSTNSPISTTHGNYPADAPSPSNHSSFNSRINQSRKDFTESPLTTTDSSKNLLEAAEFTIEELHAEAKMWERNVRKLMLDLEILRTEFSDQSKKQANLNVELSAAYAERDGLKKEVEHLQLLFENSVVKQTGTEDLTSLEGGTSQNEKALQDELKFQKESVANLALQLERSQESNIELVSVLQEMEETIEKQKMELENLSELQAKFGDMENSIKITREENRYLKLQLQQLQESENKLQVVVQQLEQALEEKTHEIEDGSSLNKQTLLDIETEYKSKLFFKEQEIVKLKAKLSESLQERHSAEMDSITMNGGEADLIREIEVLKEKVEELERDCNELTDENLELLFKLKVAKKNSTGGHAPVDLPASEVSVTENKSRIQNAEEKFNKKVLGEITNNNDLSGQVLESLKMELEIKVTELGKELTENRCEIAKLEANLLTKEEEIGVLRQVQNELEAKVSDLQTEKIELEEQMEIVLRESDISSKCLNDLRNELTVLSCSVNSHVSSNKVLERKSSELEADKCELDLHVSELEQENIQLSAHISALEAQQRYLTDEKEANQLELDKSKSYCLSLQDEISRLKIEMESDKVELKQKLKHLEGQWSEAREEGEYLKRANPKLQATAESLIEECNSLQKSNEELKKQKLELQEQCSLLEAKLNQSHKSFTNCSKRVEVLEKDLSLMLENIASKEESLNSELDALLDENMTYREKLNLEESLFNEMYLEKATEVESLQQEVEQLTKKISATKKEREQLASDAIHEASRLRAEKAMLESALQEVQSKAIQTENELNVMRTETEPKLQGLSAELAASKQNQESTMADHERLLKLFESYKSSEAKLKTTVNDLELKLTVSDYERQQLVEESTNLKVQLQKLTDCQNEVLAFKNGLDATTFEKEKLEALLHSISEECEDLKAEKSSFHEKISTLEKALFELEDCKRNKVLLEEKILQMEGNLIAKEALCAQDAELKNELNQIKRANEQYQQKIKLLEEERSECLRRSQALEQELKLTREERQKQRDSSSPKISSPSKNSTKVIPVGEDMKLPKNEMAKNSSHRRDNRRKPFLKTGQVQGLAKDQNHPYRNQYQREDDNGNEIHDGSPRDAGVDYGLKIKFLEDELVKALEANNTYKVQLDRMLSEARHNHSETRRNSKAEAEKAAKERYERSRSSLETELKDIRERYLHMSLRYAEVEAQREELVMKLKAAKGGKRWFS, from the exons GTGAAAATTAACTGCCTAACACCAAGAAAAAGGCTCAG TGATGAAGAATCAAAAGAGACAAGCTGTCATTTTGAAGAACCAAATGCAAATGGTCTTGATGTCGACAACAAATCAAATGGATCTAATAGTACATTTGGGAGGAGCGTCGGATCTTCCTCCATGAAAGATTTTGGCTTGACCTCAAATCCTGGAGAGCCTGGCAGTAGA GGAAGTAGTTTCTCTGCATCAGGTTCACATAACAGCTATGACTCGGCAGAGGGTTCCATAAGGAGGGATAATACGTCCCCAGGAAGCAACCTTAGTGGTGAAGGGAACCACTTGATTGGAAGACAAGATTCAACCAACTCCCCCATTAGTACAACTCATGGCAATTATCCTGCTGATGCCCCTTCTCCATCAAATCATTCATCATTTAATTCCAGGATTAATCAGTCTCGGAAAGATTTTACAGAATCACCTTTGACAACCACTGATTCTTCTAAAAACCTTTTGGAAGCTGCAGAATTTACAATTGAAGAGCTACATGCGGAAGCTAAGATGTGGGAGAGGAACGTGCGGAAGCTAATGCTTGATTTGGAGATACTGAGGACAGAATTCTCTGATCAGTCAAAAAAGCAGGCAAATTTGAATGTGGAGCTTTCGGCAGCATATGCAGAACGTGATGGCTTGAAGAAAGAAGTTGAACACTTACAATTGTTGTTTGAGAATTCAGTGGTGAAACAAACAGGTACTGAGGATTTAACTTCTCTGGAAGGAGGAACGTCCCAGAATGAGAAGGCATTGCAGGATGAACTGAAGTTCCAAAAAGAATCTGTAGCCAATTTGGCCCTGCAGTTGGAGAGAAGTCAAGAATCAAACATTGAGCTGGTTTCGGTTCTCCAGGAGATGGAagagacaattgaaaaacaaaaaatggagTTGGAGAATCTTTCAGAACTACAGGCAAAATTTGGTGATATGGAGAATTCTATCAAAATAACTAGAGAGGAAAACAGATATTTAAAGCTTCAGCTGCAACAATTGCAGGAATCAGAGAACAAGTTGCAAGTTGTGGTGCAACAGCTGGAGCAGGCCCTGGAAGAGAAAACCCATGAGATAGAGGATGGATCGAGTCTGAACAAACAAACTCTTTTGGATATCGAGACGGAATACAaaagtaaattatttttcaaagaacAAGAAATTGTTAAATTGAAAGCAAAGTTATCTGAGTCTCTCCAAGAAAGGCATTCTGCAGAAATGGATTCCATCACCATGAATGGAGGTGAAGCTGATCTTAtcagagaaattgaagtcttGAAAGAAAAGGTGGAGGAGCTAGAGAGAGATTGCAATGAGCTGACGGATGAAAACTTGGAACTCTTGTTCAAGCTTAAGGTAGCAAAGAAAAATTCCACTGGGGGACACGCACCTGTTGATCTTCCAGCCAGTGAGGTTTCAGTGACTGAAAATAAATCACGAATACAGAATGCAGAGGAGAAGTTTAATAAGAAAGTGCTTGGGGAGATTACAAACAATAATGATCTTTCAGGTCAAGTACTTGAGAGCTTGAAAATGGAACTAGAAATTAAAGTCACTGAACTGGGTAAAGAACTGACAGAGAACAGGTGTGAGATAGCAAAACTTGAGGCTAACTTGCtaaccaaagaagaagaaatcgGGGTTCTAAGGCAGGTCCAGAATGAATTAGAAGCTAAGGTTTCTGATCttcaaacagaaaaaatagAGCTAGAGGAACAAATGGAAATTGTGTTAAGAGAAAGTGATATAAGCTCTAAGTGTTTGAATGATTTGCGGAATGAATTAACGGTGCTTAGCTGCAGTGTGAATTCCCATGTTTCCTCCAACAAGGTGCTTGAAAGGAAATCCTCAGAGCTGGAAGCTGATAAATGTGAACTGGATCTTCATGTGTCAGAGCTTGAACAAGAAAACATACAATTATCTGCACATATTTCTGCTCTGGAAGCACAACAAAGATACTTGACAGATGAAAAGGAGGCCAACCAATTAGAATTAGACAAGTCTAAATCTTATTGTCTGAGTCTCCAAGATGAGATCAGCAGATTGAAGATTGAGATGGAATCTGATAAAGTAGAACTGAAGCAGAAACTAAAGCACTTGGAAGGTCAGTGGTCAGAAGCTCGAGAAGAAGGTGAATATCTGAAAAGGGCAAACCCAAAGCTACAAGCTACTGCTGAGAGCCTCATTGAAGAGTGCAATTCTCTTCAGAAATCAAATGAGGAgttgaagaaacaaaagctGGAGTTGCAAGAGCAGTGTTCCCTCTTGGAAGCAAAGTTGAATCAATCGCATAAGAGCTTTACCAATTGCTCCAAAAGAGTTGAAGTGCTGGAAAAAGATCTTTCTTTAATGCTGGAAAACATTGCCTCAAAAGAGGAAAGCCTGAATTCAGAATTAGATGCACTTCTTGATGAAAACATGACATATAGGGAGAAACTTAACTTGGAAGAAAGTTTGTTCAATGAGATGTATTTGGAGAAGGCAACTGAAGTTGAAAGTCTTCAGCAAGAGGTAGAACAACTTACCAAGAAAATTTCTgcaactaaaaaagaaagagaacaacTAGCTTCAGATGCCATCCATGAAGCATCCAGATTACGAGCTGAGAAGGCAATGCTTGAATCTGCTCTCCAAGAGGTTCAATCAAAAGCAATACAGACTGAGAATGAATTGAATGTTATGAGAACAGAAACGGAACCGAAGCTACAAGGCCTGTCCGCTGAGCTTGCTGCTTCTAAACAAAACCAGGAATCAACAATGGCTGATCATGAAAgactattgaagttgtttgagAGTTACAAATCAAGTGAAGCAAAATTGAAGACCACTGTGAATGATCTTGAACTAAAGCTTACAGTTTCTGATTATGAACGGCAACAGCTGGTGGAAGAATCTACCAATTTAAAGGTTCAACTGCAGAAATTAACTGATTGTCAGAATGAAGTTTTGGCTTTTAAGAATGGGCTTGATGCAACCacatttgagaaagaaaaattggaagcATTACTTCATTCAATATCTGAGGAATGTGAAGATCTGAAGGCAGAGAAGAGTTCATTCCATGAGAAGATCTCAACATTGGAGAAGGCCTTATTTGAATTGGAGGATTGCAAACGTAATAAAGTTCTCTTGGAGGAAAAAATTCTGCAGATGGAAGGTAATCTAATTGCTAAAGAGGCTTTATGTGCACAGGATGCTGAGCTGAAAAATGAACTCAACCAGATCAAGAGAGCTAATGAGCAGTATCAGCAGAAAATAAAGCTACTTGAAGAGGAGAGAAGTGAGTGCCTAAGAAGGTCTCAAGCCCTTGAACAAGAACTGAAATTAACTAGGGAAGAAAGACAGAAACAGAGGGATTCTAGCAGTCCAAAGATTTCCAGCCCCTCAAAAAACAGTACTAAAGTAATTCCTGTTGGTGAAGATATGAAGCTCCCAAAA AATGAAATGGCGAAGAACAGCAGTCATCGACGTGATAATAGAAGGAAGCCATTTTTGAAGACTGGTCAGGTACAAGGACTTGCAAAAGATCAGAATCATCCTTATAGAAACCAGTATCAAAGAGAG GACgataatggaaatgaaattcATGATGGAAGTCCTCGTGATGCTGGAGTTGACTATGGTTTAAAGATTAAATTTCTCGAGGATGAACTTGTTAAGGCATTGGAAGCAAATAACACTTATAAAGTTCAGCTTGATAG GATGTTGTCTGAGGCTCGACACAACCATTCAGAGACTCGTCGAAATTCGAAAGCTGAAGCTGAAAAAGCCGCAAAAGAAAGATATGAACGCTCGAGATCATCTCTAGAGACAGAACTGAAAGACATTCGCGAGCGCTACCTGCACATGAGCCTCAGATACGCCGAAGTAGAAGCTCAGCGTGAGGAACTTGTGATGAAGCTCAAAGCAGCCAAGGGTGGCAAAAGGTGGTTCTCATGA
- the LOC117634108 gene encoding uncharacterized protein LOC117634108 isoform X2, with protein sequence MKRELACVLEGQSQLTDSLAGTQTESQTSPCVRVYENLNFKRFKGAVVNGVIVYTRERRSRINGRNAFSDDAEINGLKSSDELRLDESPSPQGSERGESVEFVVKDEPNCKLEMRRCSGYGPYSELSGPSVEEHDMEADLVEVEVKDEPSCNEGETDLQGRPLRRFTRSALRPTFEPTVESASGAVPVEVISNIEEDDTFGVSTLASPLRNKLELKMSKKIVLDRKPTTVKELFETGMVDGVQVIYMGSKKAFGLRGIIKDGGILCSCILCNNCRVIPPSQFEIHACKTYRRAAQYICFENGRSLLDLLKACRNASLHTLETTVQNFINSSPAEKYFTCKNCSVSFPPYCALDDGSLCYSCMESKKPECSPTHEPGDSLRSLMPVSISKSLKSAIPKSPKTGITKSPRIGITKSPRIGITKSSRIGISKSPRIAISKSPKSAIIKPLKSAISKTLKNAISKSPKSAPVCLSLQKKRKSSKSILISRSPSPASMYFSSQKKSQWRITTKDQRLHKLVFEEDGLPDGTEVAYYARGQKLLVGYKMGFGIFCRCCNSEVSPSQFEAHAGWASRRKPYAYIYTSNGVSLHELAISLSRGRKYSSKDNDDLCIICADGGNLVLCDGCPRAFHRDCASLPNVPRGDWYCKFCQSMFQREKFVEHNENAVAAGRISGIDPIEQITQRCIRIVKDIEAELTGCVLCRGYDFSKSGFGPRTIILCDQCEKEYHVGCLKKHKMANLKELPKGKWFCCVECSKIHSILQKLLTRGAEKLPDSHLDVIKKKQEGNGLETVSGLDVRWRLISGKIASQESRLLLAQAVAIFHDCFDPIIDSESGRDLIPAMVYGRNVRSQEFGGMYCAILMVNSTVVSAGIIRVFGHEVAELPLVATSNGNHGKGYFQLLFSCIEKLLAFLSVKSLVLPAAEEAESIWTEKFGFTKIMPDQLTNYRRTCYQMVTFKGTSMLHKKVPECRVVNTL encoded by the exons ATGAAGCGAGAATTGGCTTGTGTATTGGAGGGCCAGTCTCAGCTCACCGATTCACTGGCTGGGACTCAGACCGAGTCCCAGACGAGTCCTTGTGTGCGGGTTTATGAGAACCTCAACTTTAAGAGGTTTAAAGGTGCTGTTGTGAATGGTGTAATTGTTTATACCCGAGAAAGAAGGTCTCGGATCAATGGCCGAAATGCGTTTTCCGATGATGCGGAAATAAATGGGCTCAAGAGCTCGGATGAGCTGAGACTTGATGAAAGCCCTTCTCCTCAGGGCTCTGAAAGGGGCGAATCAGTTGAATTTGTAGTTAAAGATGAACCAAATTGCAAATTGGAGATGCGTAGGTGTAGTGGATATGGGCCCTACAGTGAGCTCTCAGGGCCTTCGGTCGAGGAGCATGATATGGAAGCGGACTtggttgaagttgaagttaaAGATGAGCCTAGTTGTAATGAGGGGGAAACGGATTTGCAAGGCCGGCCATTGAGGCGGTTTACGCGATCAGCATTGAGACCTACGTTTGAGCCTACTGTGGAAAGTGCATCAGGGGCCGTGCCAGTTGAAGTGATTTCAAATATAGAGGAGGATGATACATTTGGAGTCAGCACACTGGCATCCCCGCTGAGGAATAAGCTTGAACTGAAAATGTCAAAGAAGATTGTGTTGGACAGGAAGCCTACGACGGTCAAGGAGCTCTTTGAGACTGGAATGGTTGATGGGGTGCAGGTGATTTACATGGGTAGCAAGAAG GCATTTGGTTTGCGGGGCATAATAAAGGATGGTGGGATTCTATGTTCATGTATCTTGTGCAACAACTGCAGG GTTATTCCACCATCCCAATTTGAGATTCATGCTTGTAAAACATACAGACGGGCAGCACAGTATATTTGCTTTGAGAACGGAAGGAGTCTGCTTGATCTCTTGAAGGCGTGCAGAAATGCTTCTCTCCATACTTTGGAGACAACAGTTCAGAATTTCATCAATTCTTCACCTGCGGAGAAGTATTTCACTTGTAAAAATTGCAGTG TGTCGTTTCCTCCATACTGTGCTCTGGATGATGGATCTCTCTGCTATTCTTGCATGGAGTCAAAGAAGCCTGAGTGCAGTCCAACTCATGAACCTGGTGATAGTCTCAG ATCTTTGATGCCTGTTTCAATCTCGAAGTCCCTGAAGAGTGCAATCCCAAAGTCCCCGAAAACTGGAATCACAAAGTCCCCGAGAATTGGAATCACAAAGTCCCCGAGAATTGGAATCACAAAGTCCTCGAGAATTGGAATATCAAAGTCCCCGAGAATCGCAATCTCTAAATCCCCGAAAAGTGCAATCATAAAACCCCTGAAAAGTGCAATCTCAAAGACCCTGAAAAATGCGATTTCAAAGTCCCCCAAAAGTGCTCCAGTCTGTTTGTCTTtgcaaaagaagagaaa GTCATCAAAATCAATTCTGATCTCAAGGTCTCCCAGTCCTGCTTCAATGTACTTTTCTTCACAAAAGAAGAGTCAGTGGAGGATTACAACAAA AGATCAGCGGCTGCATAAGTTGGTTTTTGAGGAAGATGGATTGCCTGATGGAACGGAAGTAGCATATTATGCACGCGGACAG AAATTGCTAGTTGGTTATAAGATGGGCTTTGGAATATTTTGCCGTTGCTGCAACTCTGAG GTTAGCCCCTCACAGTTTGAGGCTCATGCAGGTTGGGCTTCACGCAGGAAACC CTATGCATACATTTACACATCTAATGGCGTGTCTCTCCACGAGTTGGCAATATCTTTGTCGAGAGGTCGGAAATATTCATCCAAGGATAACGATGACTTGTGCATCATTTGTGCAGATGGTGGGAATCTTGTGCTTTGTGATGGATGCCCAAGGGCTTTCCACAGAG ACTGTGCATCTCTACCAAATGTTCCTCGTGGTGACTGGTACTGTAAGTTCTGCCAGAGTATGTTCCAAAGAGAAAAGTTTGTGGAACATAATGAAAATGCTGTTGCCGCTGGAAGGATTTCAGGAATTGACCCTATAGAACAAATAACCCAAAGATGCATTCGTATTGTCAAAGACATAGAAGCTGAATTGACTGGATGTGTTTTATGTAG AGGTTATGATTTTAGCAAATCAGGATTTGGTCCACGAACTATTATACTTTGTGATCAg TGTGAGAAGGAATATCATGTTGGCTGTttaaagaaacataaaatgGCAAATTTAAAG GAATTGCCAAAGGGGAAGTGGTTTTGTTGCGTGGAGTGCAGTAAAATTCATTCTATTTTACAAAAGTTGCTAACGAGAGGAGCTGAGAAGCTTCCCGACTCTCATTTGGATGTTATAAAGAAGAAGCAGGAAGGAAATGGTTTGGAAACTGTCAGTGGATTAGATGTGAGATGGAGACTTATTAGTGGCAAAATTGCTTCACAGGAATCTCGTTTATTACTTGCACAGGCTGTTGCTATCTTCCAT GATTGCTTTGATCCTATAATTGATTCAGAATCTGGGCGAGACCTTATTCCAGCCATGGTTTATGG aaGGAATGTTAGGAGCCAAGAGTTTGGGGGGATGTACTGTGCAATACTGATGGTCAA CTCAACTGTGGTATCAGCTGGAATTATTCGTGTTTTTGGTCATGAAGTCGCTGAACTTCCTTTGGTTGCTACAAGTAATGGTAACCACGGCAAG GGCTACTTCCAGTTGTTGTTTTCCTGCATTGAGAAGCTGCTAGCCTTCTTGAGTGTGAAGAGCCTTGTGCTGCCAGCTGCTGAAGAAGCAGAATCCATATGGACTGAAAAATTTGgttttacaaaaataatgcCGGACCAG CTTACCAACTACAGAAGGACTTGCTACCAAATGGTGACCTTCAAAGGAACATCAATGCTACATAAAAAGGTTCCTGAGTGTCGGGTTGTAAATACACTATGA